From one Henningerozyma blattae CBS 6284 chromosome 1, complete genome genomic stretch:
- the YSY6 gene encoding Ysy6p (similar to Saccharomyces cerevisiae YSY6 (YBR162W-A); ancestral locus Anc_8.516) has product MAIQTPKQRIANQKFNKKIEQSRKLGKKKVKEVDPSSKPALSKSWIYLLAFLIIGGGILELISSFL; this is encoded by the coding sequence ATGGCTATCCAAACTCCAAAACAAAGAATTGCAAACCAAAAATTCAACAAAAAGATTGAACAAAGTAGAAAATTAGGGAAGAAAAAGGTTAAAGAAGTTGATCCATCTTCCAAACCAGCTTTATCAAAGAGTTGGATATACTTATTGGcctttttaattattggtGGTGgtattttagaattaattagTTCTTTCTTATAA
- the TBLA0A00490 gene encoding glycosyltransferase family 32 protein (similar to Saccharomyces cerevisiae CSH1 (YBR161W) and SUR1 (YPL057C); ancestral locus Anc_8.514): MKKQLKYLLYINLSIIAITVYTLFDLICMAVDGSTADAFTSSELGLPSQYNAETPVVNQKIPKIIHQTYKTENIPKHWVAGQQRCKDLHPDYKYILWTDEMSLQFIKEEYPWFLETFKSYKYPIERADAIRYFVLYHYGGVYIDLDDGCERRLDPMMSSNAFLRRTNPSGVSNDVMGSIPGHPFFKKVMHSLKSYNRNYFFVPYLTIMCSTGPLFVSMIWVQFKRWGVPLNGDIKILQPNDYKGHENSFFAISKGSSWHLDDATFFKSLASHILSCVVFGFVVVYAVLYFQYVVYCWFDNDETESNNNDTTIIIHDQLPLPAGHTSRNKKSWWITYIVNPVRKGLRLTSLSHSSIKTNHELEEINYDYDLKKSPEYVQYKQFAASTSNIGFDSNEDLDPSEYLNLMLDIEKNSTNDQSRQSPNLE; this comes from the coding sequence ATGAAGAAACAgttgaaatatttactCTACATTAATTTATCGATCATTGCTATTACTGTCTATACTTTGTTCGATCTGATATGTATGGCTGTTGATGGATCTACGGCAGATGCCTTCACATCCTCAGAATTGGGTCTTCCTTCACAATACAATGCCGAGACTCCAGTAGTGAATCAAAAGATcccaaaaattattcatcaAACTTACAAGAcagaaaatattccaaagCATTGGGTTGCTGGCCAACAACGTTGCAAGGATCTACATCCAGATTATAAATACATTCTTTGGACCGATGAGATGTCTCTACAATTCATTAAAGAGGAATATCCATGGTTCTTGGAAACTTTCAAAAGTTACAAATATCCTATTGAAAGAGCAGATGCTATTAGgtattttgttttgtatCATTACGGTGGTGTTTACATCGATCTAGATGATGGTTGTGAAAGAAGATTAGATCCGATGATGTCTTCCAACGCTTTCTTGAGAAGAACAAACCCATCTGGTGTCTCTAATGACGTCATGGGTTCGATTCCGGGCCATCCCTTCTTTAAGAAAGTAATGCATTCTTTAAAATCGTACAAtagaaattatttctttgtACCATATTTGACTATTATGTGTTCTACAGGTCCACTTTTTGTTAGTATGATTTGGGttcaatttaaaagatgGGGGGTTCCACTTAATGGTGATATCAAGATCTTACAACCAAATGATTATAAAGGTCATGAAAATTCATTCTTTGCTATTTCCAAAGGTTCTTCTTGGCATTTGGATGATGCTACCTTCTTTAAATCGTTGGCATCTCATATCTTATCCTGTGTTGTTTTCGGGTTTGTTGTCGTATATGCAGTCTTATATTTCCAATACGTTGTTTATTGTTGGTTTGACAATGATGAAACcgaatcaaataataatgatacaaCCATTATCATTCATGATCAACTCCCATTACCAGCAGGACATACTtctagaaataaaaaatcttgGTGGATTACATACATTGTTAATCCAGTAAGAAAAGGTTTAAGATTGACAAGTTTGTCTCATTCGTCAATCAAGACAAATCATGAATTAGAGGAGATAaattatgattatgatttgaaaaagtcACCAGAATATGTACAATATAAACAATTTGCTGCATCTACTTCCAACATTGGCTTTGATTCAAATGAAGATCTTGATCCTTCCgaatatttgaatctaATGCTTGATATAGAGAAAAATTCTACAAATGATCAGTCCAGACAATCTCCAAATCTGGAATAA
- the TBLA0A00470 gene encoding uncharacterized protein (similar to Saccharomyces cerevisiae KRE2 (YDR483W) and KTR6 (YPL053C); ancestral locus Anc_8.505), whose product MMSNRLSLFMSKRLLRFFLFVSVAFLLLFFLYFPDSETNSKTILSAPDYLSNDPDHLASFLKSPRLKEIHEENLEHLAQVEKLKQLKYQQELEQQHQMMEHEKYLQEQRKIHKDPIKEEEQNQEILRDLVNLQFSSNKDKKKNTNRQDSKNVNINSEKDDNKEDMDAMRELTPFTSIGKYNTDPKFNDTMEYIRQYSGKPGAKPRATFLTLLRNEDADDMVRTIMNFQRKFNDKFEYPWIFLNDEEFDTSVKEVLQKTAPSIKMIFGTIPKEHWSYPHWIDQDKAAQGRQKLTEMDVIYGDSESYRHMCRYQSGFFWRHELLDDYDWYWRVEPETNLHCEVSYDVFQWMQDNDKMYGFTLSIHEFEATVSSLWTSVKKFFRANPSYKNEYNLKKFISNDGGVTYNLCHFWSNFEVANLHLWRSPAYRHFFDFLDREGGFFYERWGDAPIHSIAASMFLPKEKIHHFKDIGYHHPPYNSCPIEDKIYKSNKCDCDQDKDFTFHDYACGQEFYAAQGIEKPINWRRNVGKW is encoded by the coding sequence ATGATGTCTAATAGACTATCTCTATTTATGAGtaaaagattattaaggtttttcttatttgtTTCTGTAGCATTCCTCTTACTTTTCTTCTTATATTTCCCTGATTCTGAAACTAATTCAAAGACTATACTTTCTGCTCCAGATTATTTAAGCAATGACCCAGATCACTTGGCTTCATTTTTGAAGTCTCCTCGTCTAAAGGAAATTCACGAAGAGAATTTAGAACATCTTGCACAAGTGGAGAAATTAAAACAGTTGAAATACCAACAAGAACTAGAACAACAACATCAAATGATGGAACATGAAAAATATCTACAGGAGCAGAGAAAAATACATAAAGATccaataaaagaagaagaacaaaatcaagaaattcTAAGAGATTTAgttaatttacaattttcttctaataaagacaagaaaaaaaatactaatagacaagattcaaaaaatgttaatattaattcagAGAAGGACGACAACAAAGAGGATATGGATGCCATGAGAGAACTTACTCCATTTACAAGCATAGGTAAATATAATACAGATCCAAAATTCAACGATACAATGGAATATATTAGACAGTATTCGGGTAAACCTGGTGCAAAACCTAGAGCTACATTTCTAACACTCTTAAGGAATGAAGATGCTGATGATATGGTTAGAACAATTATGAATTtccaaagaaaatttaatgacAAGTTTGAATATCCAtggatatttttaaatgatgagGAATTTGATACATCAGTTAAGGAGGTTTTACAAAAGACAGCTCCATCTATTAAAATGATTTTTGGTACAATTCCCAAGGAACACTGGTCTTACCCACATTGGATTGATCAAGATAAAGCTGCTCAAGGTAGACAAAAATTAACTGAGATGGATGTCATATATGGTGATTCTGAGTCTTATAGACACATGTGCCGTTACCAAAGTGGGTTCTTTTGGAGAcatgaattattagatgacTATGATTGGTATTGGAGAGTGGAGCCGGAAACAAATCTACACTGTGAGGTCTCTTATGATGTTTTCCAGTGGATGCAGGATAATGACAAGATGTATGGATTCACTTTATCTATTCATGAATTTGAAGCAACTGTATCAAGTTTATGGACTTcagtaaaaaaattttttagaGCTAACCCTTCATATAAGAATGAATAtaatctaaaaaaattcattagcAATGATGGAGGTGTTACATATAACTTATGTCATTTCTGGTCAAATTTTGAAGTTGCCAACCTTCATCTTTGGAGATCACCTGCATATCGTCAtttctttgattttttagACCGTGAAGGTGGGTTTTTCTATGAAAGATGGGGTGACGCTCCAATTCATTCCATTGCAGCATCTATGTTTTTACCCAAGGAAAAAATCCACCACTTTAAAGACATAGGCTACCATCACCCACCATACAACAGTTGTCCAATTGAGGATAAGATTTACAAGAGCAATAAATGTGATTGTGATCAAGATAAGGATTTCACCTTCCATGACTATGCTTGTGGCCAAGAATTTTATGCAGCTCAAGGAATTGAGAAACCTATCAATTGGCGACGTAATGTGGGGAAATGGTAa
- the TBLA0A00480 gene encoding glycosyltransferase family 15 protein: protein MHHKQTSNESLSEYVSNSLANGQTQFASYFGTPNNNVPVVAEDKKIEGLVDQEQFRQQEAADSSFGEDSKMKPGQDILEQAQVAQHQDFQKQQEAGANAAAPADVPVPMQPAASAAAPAAPVVSKEDMAKMRKITPESSIGKYETDTIYNDTMEYIKKFSGKPGEKVKACMVSLVRNSEVHGMVNTIKSYRERFISKYPYPWIFLNDEEFTEDTKSKLIEALPGIDVKFGLVPTDHWSYPTWINQDTAAACRKKMGEDGIIYGDSESYRHMCRYQSGFFWRHELLDDYDWYWRVEPDTNLHCDVNYDVFQWMQDNNKMYGFTITIHEYLATIPTLWDQTKKFFKENPSYLNKDNLMKFVSHDQGDSYNLCHYWSNFEIANLHLWRSPAYRHYFDTLDRAGGFFYERWGDAPVHSIAASLFLPKDSIHFLKEIGYWHPPYNNCPIDDELFRSNNCDCDQNNDFTFQDYACGKEYYAAQGFEKPSNWERARS, encoded by the coding sequence ATGCATCATAAACAAACCTCTAACGAATCATTATCGGAGTATGTATCAAATTCGTTAGCTAATGGTCAAACTCAGTTTGCCTCGTATTTCGGTACTCCAAACAATAATGTCCCTGTTGTGGCTGAAGATAAAAAGATTGAAGGATTAGTTGATCAAGAGCAATTTAGACAACAAGAAGCCGCTGATTCTTCATTTGGAGAAGACTCCAAGATGAAGCCAGGTCAAGATATCTTGGAACAAGCCCAAGTTGCTCAACATCAAGACTTCCAAAAACAGCAAGAAGCTGGTGCTAATGCGGCTGCTCCTGCTGATGTTCCTGTCCCAATGCAACCTGCTGCATCTGCTGCTGCCCCAGCTGCCCCAGTTGTTTCCAAGGAAGATATGGCCAAGATGAGAAAAATCACACCAGAAAGTTCTATTGGTAAATATGAAACTGATACTATTTATAATGATACTATGGAATATATCAAGAAGTTCTCCGGTAAGCCAGGTGAAAAAGTTAAGGCCTGTATGGTCTCTCTAGTGAGAAATTCTGAAGTTCATGGTATGGTTAATACCATTAAGAGTTACCGTGAAAGATTTATCTCAAAATACCCTTACCCATGGATCTTCTTAAACGACGAAGAATTTACCGAAGATACTAAATCAAAACTAATAGAAGCCTTACCAGGTATTGACGTTAAATTTGGTCTTGTCCCTACTGATCATTGGTCATACCCAACTTGGATCAACCAAGATACTGCTGCTGCTTGTAGAAAGAAGATGGGTGAAGATGGTATCATCTATGGTGATTCCGAATCTTATAGACACATGTGCCGTTACCAAAGTGGGTTCTTTTGGAGACATGAATTATTGGATGACTATGATTGGTATTGGAGAGTAGAACCAGATACCAACTTACATTGTGACGTTAACTACGATGTTTTCCAATGGATGCAAGATAACAACAAGATGTATGGTTTTACAATTACTATCCATGAATATTTAGCTACTATTCCAACTTTATGGGATCAAactaaaaaattctttaaagaaaatcCTTCTTATTTGAATAAGGATAACTTGATGAAATTTGTTTCTCATGATCAAGGTGATTCTTATAACTTATGCCATTATTGGTCCAATTTCGAAATTGCCAATTTACACCTATGGAGATCCCCAGCTTATAGACATTACTTCGATACTTTAGATCGCGCAGGTGGGTTCTTTTACGAAAGATGGGGTGATGCTCCAGTACATTCTATTGCTGCTTCCTTATTCCTACCAAAGGATAGCATCCATTTCTTAAAGGAAATTGGTTACTGGCATCCTCCTTATAACAATTGTCCAATTGATGACGAATTGTTCAGATCCAACAATTGTGATTGTgatcaaaataatgattttacTTTCCAAGATTATGCTTGTGGTAAAGAATATTACGCAGCTCAAGGTTTTGAAAAACCTTCAAATTGGGAACGTGCCCGTAGTTAA
- the TBLA0A00500 gene encoding PGA52 family protein (similar to Saccharomyces cerevisiae TOS1 (YBR162C); ancestral locus Anc_8.515) — protein sequence MTKITFLLFLLSIPIIKFTDASSAQAIVYSNVAMSGSYQDITNMDENSGVCSQKSYAVSGNIAPLDEELSVHFRGPIRIVQFGVYSSSGGGTNLKKRDFDESITDKITSSQEGHRHKKPHSSNSLIQIINDQKNFPSITSLPKDLFVNKEVSSSSWSRIAYYTPGTSSNCVFMNHQGGSGSGTFSIAFGNSISYASSDGKSCASSPQTLNDVTLGSNVEVIIFSSTQCSSNDCGYCRSNIPAYHGFGGATKMFVFEFSMPHDSGGSTVNQDMPAVWLLNAKIPRTLQYGNSQCSCWATGCGELDLFEIISSGSNDLTTTLHDGQGKPGSAQGGGGSGSTFSRPTQGTKKYVVIFNGNDKSIHLVELDDGEISTFGGTISGDQVSGWLSKTGAVVNLS from the coding sequence ATGACAAAAATAACTTTTCTATTATTCTTACTGTCCATCCCCATAATAAAGTTCACAGATGCTTCTTCAGCTCAAGCCATTGTGTATTCAAATGTTGCTATGTCAGGCTCATATCAGGATATTACAAATATGGATGAAAATTCCGGAGTTTGCTCACAAAAATCATATGCAGTCTCAGGCAACATTGCACCattagatgaagaattatctGTACATTTTCGTGGCCCAATTCGTATTGTTCAATTTGGTGTCTATTCTTCAAGTGGTGGGGGTAccaatttaaagaaaaggGACTTCGATGAATCAATTACAGATAAAATCACTTCTAGTCAAGAAGGCCATAGACATAAAAAACCACACAGTAGTAATAGCCTAATACAAATTATAAATGatcaaaagaattttcCATCAATTACAAGTTTACCGAAGGATTTATTTGTCAATAAAGAagtttcatcttcatcttggTCACGGATTGCTTATTATACACCCGGTACAAGTTCTAATTGTGTATTTATGAATCATCAAGGCGGTAGTGGCTCAGGAACATTTTCCATAGCATTTGgtaattcaatttcataTGCTAGCTCCGATGGCAAAAGTTGTGCATCTTCACCACAAACGTTAAATGATGTAACATTGGGATCTAATGTGgaagtaataattttttcaagtaCACAATGCAGTAGTAATGATTGCGGTTATTGTCGAAGTAATATCCCAGCATATCATGGATTTGGTGGGGCAACAAAAATgtttgtatttgaattttctatGCCTCATGATTCAGGTGGTAGTACAGTCAATCAAGATATGCCGGCAGTATGGTTATTAAATGCCAAGATTCCAAGAACTTTACAATACGGTAATAGCCAATGCTCATGCTGGGCTACTGGATGTGGAGAACTAGAtctatttgaaattatcagTAGTGGATCTAATGATTTGACTACTACATTGCATGATGGTCAGGGTAAACCTGGATCTGCTCAAGGTGGTGGTGGGAGTGGTTCCACGTTTTCTAGGCCTACACAAGGAACAAAGAAATATGtagtaatatttaatgGAAACGATAAAAGTATTCATCTAGTTGAGTTAGATGATGGAGAAATCAGTACTTTTGGAGGTACTATTAGTGGTGATCAGGTTTCTGGTTGGTTAAGTAAAACTGGAGCAGTTGTTAATTTATCGTAA
- the ARL3 gene encoding Arf family GTPase ARL3 (similar to Saccharomyces cerevisiae ARL3 (YPL051W); ancestral locus Anc_8.502) → MFHLIQGLYQNWNQRELYSVLILGLDNAGKTTFLETLKKEYSQVSKDLDKITPTVGQNVATIPIKESTTKSNCILKFWDVGGQESLRSMWSEYYKQCHAIIFLVDSTDRTRIDECSDVLKTIVMDEYIEGIPILMLANKQDREDTMELQDIKQIFNKIAEHLSARDSRVLPVSALTGEGVKDASEWLVTRLVRNKANRPPQYK, encoded by the coding sequence ATGTTTCATCTTATACAAGGGTTATACCAGAATTGGAATCAAAGAGAATTATATTCAGTATTGATTTTAGGTTTGGATAATGCAGGGAAAACAACATTTCTGGAgactttaaaaaaagaatactCACAAGTTTCGAAAGACCTGGATAAAATAACACCTACCGTTGGCCAAAATGTTGCTACAATACCTATTAAGGAATCTACAACAAAATCTAACTGTATCTTAAAGTTTTGGGATGTGGGAGGCCAAGAATCGTTAAGATCAATGTGGTCAGAATATTATAAACAATGCCATgcaattatatttttagttgATAGCACAGATAGAACAAGAATCGATGAATGTAGTGATGTATTAAAGACAATTGTAATGgatgaatatattgaagGGATACCCATTCTGATGTTGGCCAATAAACAAGATAGAGAAGACACTATGGAACTGCAAGACATTAAacaaatctttaataaaattgcaGAACATCTAAGTGCCAGAGACAGTAGAGTATTACCTGTCAGTGCCCTAACTGGAGAAGGTGTAAAGGATGCTTCTGAATGGTTAGTAACAAGATTAGTTAGAAACAAAGCTAATAGACCCCCTCaatataaatga
- the OAZ1 gene encoding Oaz1p (similar to Saccharomyces cerevisiae OAZ1 (YPL052W); ancestral locus Anc_8.504), with protein sequence MDIENYKSDYINKKESRLINSLLISNEYLKEIIASSDIKGISYNFPIQNLIKNKNKRLHNGYGLDNIDDDQFFIYSLNTSGFLDWHADMHDDITPHNDRSVTDSTELDQHIQNYWDIIQNTECQFLSNSQHFNPENTINVSPQKIMKLFQRDTVSKIGSLLNNKKLDLQTIKGLLNYSSTSWKNPCFNYSIIYLPEYFNDSLLYAKYDSTYNHVILPIISNDKQIAFNSIINNLKNWLLCLLELTSSSNYNLKFLRLYINRNSDKYLIMTLLRNINWINGKLIPNENNLNWLSSPENSNNIHNNTNNNDNALAYNDENFIILEFEC encoded by the exons ATGGACatagaaaattataaatcaGATTATAtcaacaaaaaagaaagcagattaatcaattctttattaatatctaaCGAATATTTGAAGGAAATAATTGCGTCTTCCGACATCAAGGGTATTTCCTATAATTTCCCCAtccaaaatttaattaaaaataagaataagaGACTCCATAATGGTTATGGCCTTGATAATATCGATGATGATCAGTTCTTTATTTACTCTTTGAACACCTCTGGATTCCTCGATTGGCATGCG GACATGCATGATGACATCACCCCCCATAATGATCGATCTGTTACTGATTCAACTGAATTAGACCAacatattcaaaattattggGATATCATTCAAAACACTGAATGCCAATTTCTTTCCAATAGTCAGCATTTTAATCCAgaaaatacaataaatGTTTCCcctcaaaaaataatgaaattattccaAAGAGATACTGTTTCCAAAATTGGTTCTcttcttaataataaaaaattggatTTGCAAACTATTAAAGGCCTGCTCAACTATAGTTCAACAAGTTGGAAAAATCCATGTTTcaattattcaataatttatttaccggaatattttaatgacTCCTTATTATACGCAAAATACGATTCCACTTATAATCATGTCATTTTACCTATAATAAGTAATGATAAACAAATTGCATTCAATTCCATCATTAACAACCTCAAAAATTGGTTGCTATGCTTATTGGAACTGacttcttcatcaaattacaatttgaaattcttgagattatatattaatagaaattCGGATAAATATCTAATTATGACTCTATTgagaaatataaattggATAAATGGGAAATTAATTCCTAATGAAAACAATTTGAATTGGTTATCTTCACCCGAAAActctaataatatacataACAATACCaacaataatgataatgcCTTGGCctataatgatgaaaatttcaTAATATTGGAATTTGAATGTTAA